Part of the Pseudomonas abietaniphila genome is shown below.
AACGCTCCCGCGCCAACACCGTGCTGATCCTCGGTAACCCGGTGACCATGCTCTGGATGTCGGTGGTGTCGGGCTATCTCGTAGCGCACTTCAGCTGGCGCTGGATGTTCATCGTCGAAGGCCTGCCTGCGGTGATCTGGGCGTTTATCTGGTGGCGCCTGGTGGACGAGCGTCCCGCGCAGGCCAAATGGCTGACCGAGGAAGAAAAGACCGAACTGCAAGCGCGTCTGGACGCCGAACAGGTCGGCATCAAACCGGTAAAGAACTACGCCGAAGCCTTCCGTTCGCCAAAAGTCCTGCTGCTGGCCGCGCAGTATTTCTGCTGGAGCATCGGCGTGTACGGCTTCGTGCTGTGGCTGCCAACGATCATCAAGAAAGGCATGCAGATAGACATGGTGGAAGCCGGCTGGTTGTCCGCACTGCCTTATCTGGCGGCGGTGATCGGCATGGTGCTGGTGTCCTGGGCGTCCGACAAACTGCAAAAACGCAAAGCCTTCGTCTGGCCGCCGCTGCTGCTGGCCGCCGTCGCGTTCTACGGTTCTTACGCGCTGGGTACCGACCACTTCTGGTGGTCCTACGCCCTGCTGGTAATCGCCGGCGCCTGCATGTACGCGCCTTATGGTCCGTTCTTCGCCATCGTGCCGGAAATCCTTCCCGCCAACGTCGCCGGTGGTGCCATGGCGTTGATCAACAGCCTGGGCGCCCTGGGTTCGTTTGCGGGCTCGTACCTGGTTGGCTACCTCAATGGCGTCACCGGCACCTTGAGCGCGTCCTACCTGTTCATGGGCGGCGCCTTGCTGGTGTCGGTCGTATTGACCTTGTTGCTCAAGCCGGACAACTCCGCAAAGCCGGTGCGCGATGAGCCGACTGTTCGTCGCACGCCTGCGCACCCCTGATCTGGAAGTCATTCGATGAAGAAGCACATTGTTCTCTATAAAAAACTGTCGGCGCCCCTGATGGAGCGCCTGCAGGCGCACGCCGAGGTCACGCTGATCGATGACCCGAAAACCCAGGATGGTCTGGCTCGACTGCGCGATGCCTTGCCCCAGGCGGACGGTCTGCTGGGCGCCAGCCTCAAGCTTGATGCGCAACTGCTCGATCTGGCGCCGAAGCTCAAGGCGGTGTCCAGCGTCTCCGTGGGCGTCGATAACTACGACATCGACGACCTCACCCGACGCGGCATCCTGCTGACGAACACCCCGGACGTACTGACTGAAACCACCGCAGACACCGGGTTTGCGCTGATCATGGCCACGGCCCGTCGCGTGGTGGAACTGGCCACGATGGTGCGCAACGGCGAATGGACGCAGAACATCGGCCCAACACATTTCGGTACCGATGTTCACGGCAAAACCCTCGGCATTGTCGGCATGGGACGGATCGGTGAAGCCGTGGCCCAGCGCGGCCACTTCGGCTTCGGCATGCCGGTGCTCTATCACAGTCACTCGCGCAAGCCGGCAGTCGAAGCCCGCTTCAATGCGCAATACCGCAGCCTGGACGCGCTGCTGCAAGAAGCTGATTTCGTCTGCCTGACCGTACCGCTGACCGCTGAAACGGAAGGCCTGATCGGCGCGGAGCAATTTGCCCGGATGCGCCCCGAGACGATCTTCATCAACATTGCGCGGGGCAAAGTGGTGGATGAGCAGGCCTTGATCAACGCCCTGCAGAACGGACAGATTCGCGCGGCAGGCCTCGACGTGTTCGAGCGTGAGCCGTTGCAGGCGGATTCCCTGCTGCTGCAACTGGACAACGTGGTGGCGACCCCGCACATGGGCTCGGCCACGCACGAGACCCGCGAGGCGATGGCACGTTGTGCCGTGGATAATCTGGTGGCGGCACTGACTGGAGAGCGGCCGAAGGATCTGGTGAATCCATCAGCCTGGAAAACCGGTGACCTTTAGGCGGGAGCTTGGTCTGCGGCGCATCCGGACGATTGCGGTGTTTCAGACTAAATTGCAGTGTCTGGTCTGACGCATCGCGAGCAAGCTCAATCCTGTAGAGATTGCAGTCCGCCTGGCGCAGCTTGCGCAGGCGAGAACTGCGCCCTCAATTCAAACCTTAAACCGCGTCACCATCGCCTTCAGGTCCACCGCCAGGCGCGACAGCTCATGGCTGGCCGCGCTGGTCTGGTTGGCACCCGCCGCCGTCTGCGCGGCCAGGTCGCGAATGTTCACCAGATTACGGTCCACTTCACGCGACACCTGCGCCTGCTCTTCCGAAGCGCTGGCAATGACCAGGTTGCGC
Proteins encoded:
- a CDS encoding MFS transporter produces the protein MEKLLETVKHAGLKRRWLLIMPIVFITYSLAYLDRANYGFAAASGMAEDLHITPGMSSLLGALFFLGYFFFQVPGAIYAQKKSVKKLIFVSLILWGSLATLTGIVSNAYMLIGIRFMLGVVEAAVMPAMLVYLCYWFTKAERSRANTVLILGNPVTMLWMSVVSGYLVAHFSWRWMFIVEGLPAVIWAFIWWRLVDERPAQAKWLTEEEKTELQARLDAEQVGIKPVKNYAEAFRSPKVLLLAAQYFCWSIGVYGFVLWLPTIIKKGMQIDMVEAGWLSALPYLAAVIGMVLVSWASDKLQKRKAFVWPPLLLAAVAFYGSYALGTDHFWWSYALLVIAGACMYAPYGPFFAIVPEILPANVAGGAMALINSLGALGSFAGSYLVGYLNGVTGTLSASYLFMGGALLVSVVLTLLLKPDNSAKPVRDEPTVRRTPAHP
- a CDS encoding 2-hydroxyacid dehydrogenase; its protein translation is MKKHIVLYKKLSAPLMERLQAHAEVTLIDDPKTQDGLARLRDALPQADGLLGASLKLDAQLLDLAPKLKAVSSVSVGVDNYDIDDLTRRGILLTNTPDVLTETTADTGFALIMATARRVVELATMVRNGEWTQNIGPTHFGTDVHGKTLGIVGMGRIGEAVAQRGHFGFGMPVLYHSHSRKPAVEARFNAQYRSLDALLQEADFVCLTVPLTAETEGLIGAEQFARMRPETIFINIARGKVVDEQALINALQNGQIRAAGLDVFEREPLQADSLLLQLDNVVATPHMGSATHETREAMARCAVDNLVAALTGERPKDLVNPSAWKTGDL